The Mycolicibacterium hassiacum DSM 44199 genome includes a window with the following:
- a CDS encoding MBL fold metallo-hydrolase, giving the protein MTDRLYFRQLLSGRDFAAGDLMAQQMRNFAYLIGDRETGDCVVVDPAYAANDLVDIAEADGMRLSGVLVTHHHPDHVGGSMMGFTLKGVVELLERTSVPVHVNSLEADWVSKVTGIAPSELTPHEHGDVVAVGAVDIELLHTPGHTPGSQCFLVDGKLVAGDTLFLEGCGRTDFPGGNVDDMFHSLQALARLSGDPTVYPGHWYSIEPSASLSEVRRSNYVYRASNLQQWRMLMGA; this is encoded by the coding sequence ATGACCGACCGCCTGTACTTCCGCCAGCTGTTGTCGGGCCGCGATTTCGCCGCGGGCGACCTGATGGCTCAGCAGATGCGCAACTTCGCCTATCTGATCGGCGACCGCGAGACCGGCGATTGCGTGGTGGTCGACCCGGCCTACGCCGCCAATGACCTCGTCGACATCGCCGAGGCCGACGGCATGCGTCTGTCGGGGGTGCTGGTCACCCACCACCATCCCGACCATGTGGGCGGGTCGATGATGGGCTTCACGCTCAAGGGCGTGGTCGAGCTGCTGGAGCGCACCAGCGTGCCGGTGCACGTCAACAGCCTTGAGGCGGACTGGGTTTCCAAGGTCACCGGGATCGCCCCGAGCGAGCTCACCCCGCACGAGCACGGCGACGTCGTCGCGGTCGGCGCGGTCGACATCGAGCTGCTGCACACCCCCGGTCACACCCCGGGCAGCCAGTGCTTCCTGGTCGACGGCAAACTGGTGGCCGGCGACACGCTGTTCCTGGAGGGCTGCGGCCGCACCGACTTCCCGGGCGGCAACGTCGACGACATGTTCCACAGCCTGCAGGCCCTCGCCCGGCTGTCCGGCGATCCCACGGTCTACCCGGGGCACTGGTACTCGATCGAGCCGAGCGCGTCGCTGTCGGAGGTGCGTCGCAGCAACTACGTCTACCGGGCCAGCAACCTGCAGCAGTGGCGCATGCTGATGGGCGCCTGA
- a CDS encoding TetR/AcrR family transcriptional regulator, producing the protein MTRTRRTSPDESESVGVRTRLLKASYELFTERGYRATTTKEIAARAGVAEPTLFRHFGSKVDVFEAAVLEPLKAYLARWSRSWVDVSGRVGLAEMATQLVEGLYPVIRRDRNLFIELMAARNDPLSDLYPAAVEISGQLRDGLRMVHDAGFAVTDRYGLWGEDMPATIGAVASMVIGAALFDDWAYPAGKRVPGRERMIREMSTLIIDGTTHRSPRSNESKPGNTR; encoded by the coding sequence ATGACACGCACGCGCAGGACATCGCCGGACGAGTCCGAGTCCGTCGGGGTGCGGACCCGGCTGCTGAAGGCCTCCTACGAGCTTTTCACCGAGCGCGGTTACCGCGCTACCACCACCAAGGAGATCGCCGCGCGCGCCGGTGTGGCCGAGCCAACCCTGTTCCGCCACTTCGGATCCAAGGTCGACGTCTTCGAGGCCGCCGTTCTCGAACCGCTCAAGGCCTACCTGGCGCGGTGGAGCCGGTCGTGGGTCGACGTCTCCGGCCGGGTGGGGCTGGCCGAGATGGCCACCCAGCTGGTCGAGGGCCTGTACCCGGTGATCCGCCGGGACCGGAACCTGTTCATCGAGCTGATGGCCGCGCGCAACGACCCGCTCAGCGATCTGTACCCCGCCGCGGTGGAGATCAGCGGGCAACTGCGCGACGGGCTGCGCATGGTCCACGACGCCGGGTTCGCGGTCACCGACCGCTACGGCCTGTGGGGCGAGGACATGCCGGCCACCATCGGCGCGGTGGCCAGCATGGTCATCGGCGCGGCGCTGTTCGACGACTGGGCGTATCCGGCGGGCAAACGGGTGCCCGGGCGGGAGCGGATGATCCGCGAGATGTCCACGCTGATCATCGACGGAACCACCCATCGATCACCGAGATCGAACGAATCAAAGCCCGGGAATACCAGGTGA
- a CDS encoding AMP-binding protein, with product MSTAAPHLPWLEPATFGLETFDVPTALDRRAAEFGDRTMMVIGDTPVTFAQMREHARAAAKVLLELGVQRGDTVALFAATCPEWVYFWLGAAYVGAVTATVNIANKGDFLAHALRLARAKVVITDTDREPRLTEIADRTDPLTKFVVLDGSLTHDAARLPETPLSQPGSGDDIGVLFFTSGTTGPSKAVATTWPYLFTAAAAMADAWQLAAGEVLWSAMPLFHLSAAPMVLTPLLLGSTTVLRAAFHPATMLDDIRACNAVGFAGAGAMVSMLYNQPPAPSDADNPLRFISAAPIDAANYRRIEERYRVRIVTVYGLTEAFPITVKKVSEPGVPGTSGRLNPAFEVRLVDADGNPVPPGVAGEITCRARFPHVMSTGYVTSGSGRVEPHPEWFRTGDMAKLDDDGNLTFTDRVKDSLRRRGENVSSVEVESTVVQHPAVLEAAVIGVPSELGEDDILAVVVLRLGATLDCADLLDFCSARMPYFCVPRYVEVVDELPKNAVGRVRKDLLRARGLTAAAWDREAHGYVLTR from the coding sequence ATGTCGACCGCAGCGCCGCACCTGCCCTGGCTCGAGCCGGCCACCTTCGGGCTCGAGACGTTCGATGTGCCCACCGCATTGGACCGGCGCGCAGCGGAATTCGGCGACCGGACCATGATGGTGATCGGCGACACCCCGGTGACCTTCGCCCAGATGCGCGAACACGCCCGCGCCGCGGCCAAGGTGCTGCTCGAACTCGGGGTGCAGCGCGGCGACACCGTCGCGTTGTTCGCCGCCACCTGCCCGGAGTGGGTGTACTTCTGGCTCGGCGCGGCGTACGTCGGCGCGGTCACCGCCACGGTCAACATCGCCAACAAAGGCGATTTCCTTGCCCACGCGCTACGGCTGGCGCGCGCCAAGGTGGTGATCACCGACACCGACCGTGAGCCGCGGCTGACCGAGATCGCCGACCGCACCGACCCGTTGACCAAGTTCGTGGTGCTGGACGGGTCGCTGACCCACGATGCCGCGCGGTTGCCGGAAACGCCGCTGTCCCAACCTGGTTCGGGTGACGACATCGGCGTGCTGTTCTTCACCTCCGGTACCACCGGGCCGTCGAAGGCGGTCGCGACCACCTGGCCGTACCTGTTCACCGCCGCCGCCGCGATGGCGGACGCGTGGCAGCTGGCGGCGGGTGAGGTGCTGTGGTCGGCGATGCCGCTGTTTCACCTCAGCGCCGCGCCGATGGTGCTCACCCCGCTGCTGCTCGGGTCGACGACCGTGCTGCGGGCGGCGTTCCACCCCGCCACGATGCTCGACGACATCCGGGCGTGCAACGCGGTCGGGTTCGCCGGTGCCGGGGCGATGGTGTCGATGCTCTACAACCAGCCGCCCGCCCCGTCCGACGCCGACAACCCGTTGCGGTTCATCTCCGCCGCCCCGATCGACGCGGCGAACTACCGGCGCATCGAGGAGCGCTACCGGGTCCGGATCGTCACGGTCTACGGCCTGACCGAGGCGTTCCCGATCACGGTCAAGAAGGTGTCCGAACCCGGGGTGCCGGGCACCTCGGGGCGGCTCAACCCGGCGTTCGAGGTGCGCCTGGTCGACGCCGACGGCAACCCGGTGCCACCCGGTGTCGCCGGTGAGATCACTTGTCGCGCACGGTTTCCTCATGTGATGAGCACGGGGTACGTCACGTCCGGGTCGGGCCGGGTGGAGCCTCACCCGGAGTGGTTCCGCACCGGCGACATGGCCAAGCTCGACGACGACGGCAACCTGACCTTCACCGACCGGGTCAAGGACTCGCTGCGCCGGCGCGGCGAGAACGTCTCCTCGGTGGAGGTGGAGAGCACCGTCGTGCAGCATCCCGCGGTGCTCGAGGCGGCGGTGATCGGCGTGCCCAGCGAACTCGGTGAGGACGACATCCTCGCGGTCGTGGTGCTGCGGCTCGGGGCGACGCTCGACTGCGCCGACCTGCTCGACTTCTGCTCGGCGCGGATGCCGTATTTCTGCGTCCCCCGCTACGTCGAGGTGGTCGACGAACTGCCGAAGAACGCGGTCGGCAGGGTGCGCAAGGACCTGTTGCGAGCACGCGGACTGACCGCCGCGGCATGGGATCGCGAAGCACACGGCTACGTCCTGACCCGGTGA
- a CDS encoding magnesium transporter CorA family protein, whose amino-acid sequence MTHVQGRVWRGGEPQDDFDFDAISEYLAAGDTLLWCDICDPDHEVLARLADELELDAWAVEDAIAESERTKAVAYRTHTFFTVYGVMVKDPPPADQSDSLLDIHRISGFVLPRGLITVRLSRDFDIDAVSRRFDELGGQEFGVGALVHGLLDVVVDGHFTAVQALDDAIEAIEDDLFANNVRKGLQRRTFRLRKDLVELRRVVLPMREVVNSIQHRRLDVQHGSPELDSHYADLYDHVLRVSEWTDSLRDMITTVFETHLSLQDARLNAVMKKLTGWAAIIAVPTAITGFYGQNVLFPGIDTVGGFVTSTAIIVVLVIVLYWSFRRRDWL is encoded by the coding sequence ATGACGCACGTCCAGGGGCGGGTGTGGCGCGGGGGTGAGCCGCAGGACGATTTCGACTTCGACGCGATCTCGGAGTACCTCGCGGCCGGCGACACCCTGCTGTGGTGTGACATCTGCGATCCCGACCACGAGGTGCTGGCCCGCCTGGCGGACGAGCTCGAACTCGACGCCTGGGCGGTCGAGGACGCTATCGCCGAATCCGAGCGCACCAAGGCCGTCGCCTACCGCACCCACACGTTCTTCACGGTCTACGGGGTGATGGTCAAGGATCCCCCGCCCGCCGACCAGTCCGACTCCCTGCTCGACATCCACCGCATCTCCGGGTTCGTGCTGCCGCGCGGGCTGATCACGGTGCGGTTGTCGCGCGATTTCGACATCGACGCGGTGTCCCGGCGGTTCGACGAACTCGGCGGCCAGGAGTTCGGAGTGGGCGCACTGGTGCACGGGCTGCTCGACGTCGTCGTCGACGGGCACTTCACCGCGGTACAGGCGCTCGACGACGCGATCGAGGCGATCGAGGACGACCTGTTCGCGAACAACGTCCGGAAGGGATTACAGCGCAGGACGTTTCGGCTGCGAAAGGACCTGGTGGAGCTGCGCCGGGTGGTGCTGCCGATGCGCGAGGTGGTCAACTCGATCCAGCACCGGCGCCTGGACGTCCAGCACGGCAGCCCCGAACTCGATTCGCATTACGCCGATCTGTACGACCACGTGTTGCGGGTGTCGGAGTGGACCGACTCGCTGCGGGACATGATCACCACGGTGTTCGAGACCCACCTGTCGCTGCAGGACGCCCGCCTCAACGCGGTGATGAAGAAGCTGACCGGCTGGGCGGCGATCATCGCGGTGCCGACGGCGATCACCGGCTTCTACGGACAGAACGTGCTGTTCCCCGGCATCGACACGGTCGGCGGGTTCGTCACCAGCACGGCGATCATCGTCGTGCTGGTGATCGTGTTGTACTGGAGCTTCCGTCGCCGCGACTGGCTCTAG
- the rpmG gene encoding 50S ribosomal protein L33, which produces MASSTDVRPKITLACEVCKNRNYITRKNRRNDPDRLELKKFCPNCGKHQPHKESR; this is translated from the coding sequence GTGGCCTCCAGTACCGACGTACGGCCGAAGATCACGCTGGCGTGCGAGGTGTGCAAGAACCGCAACTACATCACCCGCAAGAACCGCCGCAACGATCCGGACCGGCTTGAGCTGAAGAAGTTCTGCCCGAACTGCGGCAAGCATCAGCCGCACAAGGAATCGCGCTGA
- a CDS encoding NAD(P)H-dependent amine dehydrogenase family protein, translated as MTKPWRDGPYRVVQWGTGNVGRRALAALLDLPQLTLVGLHVVTPEKVGKDAGELIGRPPIGVVAADDAQRILDIRPDCVSYMPTEIDYELVCRWLRAGINVVTTGDFLTGACRPHEHRLLDDAARSGGATFLGTGFEPGFVNLAAGFLTGACRRVRSVRIAETLDCTTYPVAAAWEAMGFGKPPEGGPVTLTPETTPFAKAYFETLDLVAGMLGVTLDHRELVIEQACATKDLDLGWAHYAQGTVAGQRRVYRGYTGGRPVVELSLCWTMSDHALEPQWTDPEGFRIEIEGEPRVEADVRYTVPHTDGLTDESDVMSLLMVSTAMSALHAIPAVCAAEPGVVLASDLPVLAARNSLC; from the coding sequence ATGACGAAGCCCTGGCGGGACGGGCCGTACCGGGTGGTGCAGTGGGGCACCGGCAACGTCGGCCGGCGGGCGCTGGCCGCCCTGCTGGACCTGCCGCAGCTGACGCTGGTCGGCCTGCACGTGGTCACCCCGGAGAAGGTGGGCAAGGACGCCGGGGAGTTGATCGGGCGGCCGCCGATCGGCGTCGTCGCCGCCGATGACGCACAGCGCATCCTCGACATCCGGCCCGACTGCGTCAGCTACATGCCCACCGAGATCGACTACGAGCTGGTGTGCCGCTGGCTGCGGGCCGGGATCAACGTCGTCACCACCGGCGACTTCCTCACCGGAGCGTGCCGGCCGCACGAACACCGGCTGCTCGACGACGCCGCGCGCAGCGGCGGGGCCACCTTCCTGGGGACCGGGTTCGAACCCGGGTTCGTCAATCTCGCCGCCGGTTTCCTCACCGGTGCCTGCCGGCGGGTGCGCAGCGTGCGGATCGCCGAGACCCTGGACTGCACCACCTATCCGGTGGCCGCCGCCTGGGAGGCGATGGGATTCGGCAAACCGCCCGAAGGCGGCCCGGTCACCCTGACCCCGGAGACCACGCCGTTCGCCAAGGCGTACTTCGAGACGCTCGACCTGGTGGCCGGGATGCTCGGCGTCACCCTCGACCACCGTGAGCTCGTCATCGAACAGGCCTGTGCGACAAAGGACCTCGATCTCGGTTGGGCGCACTACGCCCAGGGGACGGTGGCGGGTCAGCGACGGGTCTACCGCGGCTACACCGGCGGCCGGCCGGTGGTGGAGCTGTCGCTGTGCTGGACCATGAGCGATCACGCGCTCGAACCGCAGTGGACCGACCCCGAGGGGTTCCGCATCGAGATCGAGGGCGAACCCAGGGTCGAGGCCGACGTCCGCTACACGGTGCCGCACACCGACGGGCTGACCGACGAGTCCGACGTGATGAGCCTGCTGATGGTCAGTACGGCGATGTCGGCGCTGCACGCCATCCCGGCGGTGTGCGCCGCCGAACCCGGCGTCGTGCTGGCCTCGGATCTCCCCGTGCTCGCAGCCCGAAACTCACTGTGCTGA
- a CDS encoding NYN domain-containing protein encodes MTEPATPRVAVYIDFDNIVISRYDQVHGRNSFQRDRAAGFDKHPERLAAARVDIGAIIDFASSYGTLVLTRAYADWSAEINAAYRDQLVARAVDLVQLFPTAAYGKNGADIRLAVDAVEDMFRLPDLTHVVIVAGDSDYIPLAQRCKRLGRYVVGIGVAGSISRSLTAACDEFVTYDALPGVPVPEPPKRKPRRSSRATAEQEPEPEDPQAAATALLVRALRIGHEKDDADWLHNSAVKAQMKRMDPSFSEKSLGFKSFSDFLRSRSDIVELDESSTTRMVRLRDAQ; translated from the coding sequence GTGACCGAACCGGCCACCCCCCGTGTCGCGGTCTACATCGACTTCGACAACATCGTCATCTCCCGCTACGACCAGGTTCACGGCCGCAACTCGTTCCAGCGCGACCGGGCCGCCGGGTTCGACAAGCACCCCGAACGGCTGGCCGCCGCGCGCGTGGACATCGGCGCGATCATCGACTTCGCGTCGTCGTACGGCACCCTGGTGCTCACCCGCGCCTACGCGGACTGGTCGGCCGAGATCAACGCCGCCTACCGCGACCAGCTGGTGGCCCGCGCGGTCGACCTGGTGCAGCTGTTTCCGACCGCGGCGTACGGCAAGAACGGCGCCGACATCCGGCTGGCGGTAGACGCCGTCGAGGACATGTTCCGGCTCCCCGACCTGACGCACGTGGTGATCGTGGCCGGCGACTCCGACTACATTCCGCTGGCCCAGCGCTGCAAGCGGCTCGGCCGCTACGTGGTGGGCATCGGCGTGGCGGGCTCGATCAGCCGCTCGCTGACCGCCGCCTGCGACGAGTTCGTCACCTACGACGCGCTGCCGGGCGTGCCGGTGCCCGAACCCCCCAAGCGCAAACCGCGGCGCAGCAGCCGGGCCACCGCCGAGCAGGAGCCCGAACCCGAGGACCCGCAGGCCGCCGCGACCGCCCTGCTGGTGCGGGCGCTGCGCATCGGCCACGAGAAGGACGACGCCGACTGGCTGCACAACTCGGCGGTCAAGGCGCAGATGAAGCGCATGGACCCGTCGTTCTCGGAGAAGTCACTGGGGTTCAAGTCGTTCTCGGACTTCCTGCGGTCGCGCTCCGACATCGTCGAGCTCGACGAAAGCAGCACCACCCGGATGGTGCGGCTGCGCGACGCGCAGTGA
- a CDS encoding ferredoxin: MRVEVIEDQCGAHGYCEGIAPEFFRLGDGDEVELLRTEVPPDKRELVEQAVAKCPKAALRLVQ, translated from the coding sequence CTGCGGGTGGAGGTCATCGAGGACCAGTGCGGTGCCCACGGCTACTGCGAGGGCATCGCGCCGGAGTTCTTCCGGCTCGGCGACGGCGACGAGGTCGAGCTGCTGCGCACCGAGGTGCCGCCGGACAAGCGCGAACTCGTCGAACAGGCCGTCGCGAAGTGCCCGAAAGCCGCGCTGCGGCTGGTCCAGTGA
- a CDS encoding SRPBCC family protein, translating into MQSHRSSFVIDGLPEEIWQLWFPGLPVIEMDDVRIEIMHFGDADNEGLVRHCHYRVPRYLLSGGRAQSWELVTDVVPNVSYRYRAITRPPFAYAEGEQRLEPLGDGRTRVHFAETYSVANPVLRVLFERRLHQFISRDNDTVIKAAIERGLQQLRAAQQ; encoded by the coding sequence ATGCAGAGCCACCGGAGTTCATTCGTCATCGACGGGTTGCCCGAGGAGATCTGGCAGCTGTGGTTCCCCGGGCTGCCGGTCATCGAGATGGACGATGTGCGGATAGAGATCATGCACTTCGGCGACGCCGACAACGAGGGGCTGGTCCGGCACTGCCACTACCGGGTGCCCAGATACCTGCTGTCCGGTGGCCGGGCCCAGTCTTGGGAGCTGGTGACCGACGTGGTGCCCAATGTGTCGTACCGGTACCGGGCGATCACCCGGCCGCCGTTCGCCTACGCCGAGGGCGAGCAGCGGCTCGAACCGCTCGGCGACGGGCGCACCCGGGTGCACTTCGCCGAGACCTACTCGGTGGCCAATCCGGTGCTGCGCGTGCTGTTCGAACGCCGGCTGCACCAGTTCATCTCGCGCGACAACGACACCGTCATCAAGGCCGCGATCGAACGCGGCCTGCAGCAGTTGCGGGCGGCGCAGCAGTGA
- a CDS encoding TetR/AcrR family transcriptional regulator yields MPRAKQRTPQLRDHVLAVAIATLGEEGIARFTTRLVAERAGTSVPAVYELFGDKAGLVRAMFFEGFRRLGAELAAIPVSDDPLADLERVVPVFRRFCRDYPRLAQVMFSRPFADFEPGPEERAAGAAVREVFVGRIQRCVDAGLLAGDVADIAHVLLALAQGLAVQELGRWLGSSAADVERRWRLGVRSLLDGFSPAARPRDA; encoded by the coding sequence ATGCCCAGGGCCAAGCAGCGCACCCCGCAACTGCGTGACCACGTGCTCGCGGTGGCCATTGCGACGCTGGGCGAGGAGGGCATCGCACGGTTCACCACCCGCCTGGTCGCCGAGCGGGCGGGCACCTCGGTGCCCGCGGTCTACGAGCTGTTCGGCGACAAGGCCGGGCTGGTGCGGGCGATGTTCTTCGAGGGCTTCCGGCGGCTGGGCGCCGAGCTGGCCGCGATCCCGGTCAGCGACGACCCGCTGGCCGACCTGGAACGGGTGGTGCCGGTCTTCCGGCGGTTCTGCCGCGACTACCCGCGGCTGGCACAGGTGATGTTCTCGCGCCCGTTCGCCGATTTCGAGCCCGGACCCGAGGAACGGGCCGCGGGGGCAGCGGTCCGCGAGGTGTTCGTCGGGCGCATCCAGCGTTGTGTCGACGCGGGACTGCTGGCCGGCGACGTCGCCGACATCGCCCATGTGCTGCTGGCGCTGGCGCAGGGTCTGGCGGTCCAGGAGCTGGGCCGGTGGCTGGGGTCGTCGGCGGCCGACGTGGAACGCCGCTGGCGGCTGGGGGTGCGCTCGCTGCTGGACGGCTTCTCCCCCGCCGCCCGGCCGCGCGACGCCTGA
- a CDS encoding aromatic ring-hydroxylating oxygenase subunit alpha: protein MTETTQDAVVDISDREFGSGISLSTYRFPTGWFIVGFASDLAPGQVKRAHYFGQELVIFRTQSGRLQVLDAYCLHLGANMGVGGTVEGEHLVCPWHGWHWRGDGTNALIPYSRIGCKNNIRIRSYPCMEWYGFILVWHERHGRPPYWTPPRIPELETGEYYPLHPHSRMVNRVKVHAQMIIENAADPYHVQYVHKAANPANTASFEVKGYHLHATVKAHFGGGRPSTWLTPNGPVEAEIIYDNYSLGLGFVRFPADLVATVQVTGQTPVDEEYTDYFFTMASVREPGDTGDRPTGRAAKFLQLQQEVIKQDFFTWENMKYLEKPNLAPEEARDYAALRRWAHRFYPGETPSPDDFGYTADGRPDPDVTV from the coding sequence ATGACCGAGACCACCCAGGACGCCGTCGTCGATATCTCCGATCGCGAGTTCGGATCGGGTATCAGCCTGTCGACGTACCGGTTTCCCACCGGATGGTTCATCGTCGGTTTCGCCTCCGACCTCGCGCCCGGGCAGGTCAAACGGGCGCACTATTTCGGTCAGGAACTGGTCATCTTCCGCACCCAGTCCGGGCGGCTACAGGTGCTCGACGCCTACTGCCTGCACCTGGGCGCGAACATGGGCGTCGGCGGCACCGTCGAGGGTGAGCATCTGGTCTGCCCGTGGCACGGCTGGCACTGGCGCGGCGACGGCACCAACGCCCTGATTCCGTACAGCAGGATCGGGTGTAAGAACAACATCCGGATCAGGTCGTATCCGTGCATGGAGTGGTACGGGTTCATCCTGGTCTGGCACGAGCGCCACGGCCGGCCGCCGTACTGGACCCCGCCGCGGATCCCGGAACTGGAAACCGGCGAGTACTACCCGCTGCACCCGCACAGCCGGATGGTCAACCGGGTCAAGGTGCACGCCCAGATGATCATCGAGAACGCGGCCGACCCGTATCACGTGCAGTACGTGCACAAGGCCGCCAACCCGGCCAACACCGCGAGCTTCGAGGTCAAGGGCTATCACCTGCACGCCACCGTCAAGGCGCACTTCGGCGGTGGGCGGCCGAGCACCTGGCTGACGCCCAACGGCCCGGTCGAGGCCGAGATCATCTACGACAACTATTCGCTGGGACTGGGTTTCGTCCGATTCCCGGCCGACCTGGTCGCGACCGTGCAGGTCACCGGCCAGACTCCGGTCGACGAGGAGTACACCGACTACTTCTTCACCATGGCGTCGGTGCGCGAGCCCGGCGACACCGGAGACCGGCCCACCGGCCGCGCGGCGAAGTTCCTGCAGCTGCAGCAGGAGGTCATCAAACAGGACTTCTTCACCTGGGAGAACATGAAGTACCTGGAGAAGCCGAACCTGGCGCCGGAGGAGGCGCGGGACTACGCCGCGCTGCGCCGGTGGGCCCACCGCTTCTACCCGGGCGAGACCCCGTCGCCCGACGATTTCGGTTACACCGCAGACGGCCGGCCGGATCCCGACGTGACCGTGTGA
- a CDS encoding DUF3060 domain-containing protein produces the protein MASEDDPEERIRYLERATQRARELGVDQTSGEWPSADALPPPVEGYPSSYPTGGHYSPPSSRTVLPVTIVVAVVSVVILGVLGAGTLVWWAFRGASLDGVAGGGGHVDFPEGPSFRTLPPLPSFGPIPEPPSFPTRTPLPSINPTPEPPAVIEGLPGFQIRVSGVGNVRRIVCDDTIVSVSGVGNTVTIAGHCRRVVVPGADNEVTVDSTDVIDASGFDNRVLYHTGDPHINQSGTNVVERTP, from the coding sequence ATGGCATCCGAGGATGACCCCGAAGAGCGGATCCGGTACCTCGAGCGGGCGACGCAGCGGGCCCGCGAACTCGGAGTCGACCAGACCTCCGGCGAGTGGCCCTCGGCCGACGCGCTGCCACCGCCGGTCGAGGGATATCCGTCGAGCTATCCGACCGGCGGCCACTACTCGCCCCCGTCGTCGCGGACCGTCCTGCCTGTCACCATCGTCGTGGCGGTGGTATCGGTCGTGATCCTGGGGGTGCTCGGCGCGGGCACACTGGTCTGGTGGGCGTTCAGGGGCGCCTCGCTCGACGGGGTCGCCGGCGGCGGCGGCCACGTCGACTTTCCCGAAGGGCCGTCGTTTCGCACGCTGCCGCCGCTGCCCTCGTTCGGCCCGATTCCCGAACCGCCGTCGTTTCCCACACGGACGCCGCTGCCCTCGATCAACCCGACCCCCGAACCGCCGGCGGTCATAGAAGGCCTGCCGGGCTTCCAGATCAGGGTCTCCGGGGTCGGCAACGTGAGAAGGATCGTGTGCGACGACACCATCGTCTCCGTCAGCGGTGTGGGGAACACGGTGACGATTGCCGGCCACTGCCGACGGGTGGTCGTCCCGGGGGCGGACAACGAGGTGACGGTCGACAGCACCGATGTCATCGACGCGTCGGGCTTCGACAATCGGGTGCTTTACCACACCGGCGATCCGCACATCAATCAGTCGGGCACCAACGTCGTCGAGCGCACGCCGTAG
- a CDS encoding crotonase/enoyl-CoA hydratase family protein — protein MSTARYELHESVATITLDDGKVNVLGPAMQSAVNEALDRAEQDGAKAVVIAGNARVFSGGFDLSVFQAGDVPAALGMLTGGFTLAVRCLTFPAPVIMAATGPAIAMGSFLLLSGDRRIGGPRTRCQANEVAIGMVLPNAALEIMRLKLTPAAMDRAAALATTYTGDDAIAAGWLDEVVEDTDRVVPRAQEVAAEAAATLDLRAHLASKLKARAAALNAIRAGIDSLASEYTLG, from the coding sequence ATGAGCACAGCCCGTTATGAACTCCACGAGTCCGTCGCGACCATCACCCTCGACGACGGCAAGGTCAACGTGCTGGGTCCGGCGATGCAGTCGGCGGTCAACGAGGCACTCGACCGCGCCGAACAGGACGGCGCCAAGGCCGTCGTCATCGCCGGCAACGCCCGGGTGTTCAGCGGCGGCTTCGACCTGAGCGTCTTTCAGGCCGGCGATGTCCCGGCCGCGCTCGGCATGCTCACCGGCGGGTTCACGTTGGCGGTGCGCTGCCTGACCTTCCCCGCCCCGGTGATCATGGCGGCCACCGGCCCGGCCATCGCGATGGGCTCGTTCCTGCTGCTCAGCGGTGATCGCCGCATCGGCGGTCCGCGGACCCGCTGCCAGGCCAACGAGGTGGCCATCGGGATGGTGCTGCCCAACGCGGCGCTGGAGATCATGCGACTCAAGCTCACCCCCGCCGCGATGGACCGGGCCGCCGCGCTGGCCACCACCTACACCGGCGACGACGCGATCGCCGCGGGCTGGCTCGACGAGGTCGTCGAGGACACCGACCGGGTGGTGCCGCGCGCCCAGGAGGTGGCCGCCGAGGCGGCGGCAACCCTGGATCTGCGCGCCCACCTGGCCAGCAAGCTCAAGGCCCGCGCGGCCGCGCTCAACGCGATCCGCGCCGGAATCGACAGCCTGGCAAGCGAGTACACGCTCGGCTGA
- a CDS encoding nuclear transport factor 2 family protein: MTLTYQQQFILDGLAGRAAILNLDARYDRLYSAGDLAGWIATFRHAGASFRRGGEEFTDLRAAFDGGNGRRLVTVDHEINVDGIDATQRCVALLFVGGRLRATGVFDDRLLYERGGWYFTSRALDWDPVPEPSRLAG; encoded by the coding sequence GTGACGCTGACCTATCAGCAGCAGTTCATTCTCGACGGGCTCGCGGGACGGGCCGCGATCCTCAACCTCGACGCCCGATACGACCGGCTCTACTCGGCCGGTGATCTCGCCGGGTGGATCGCCACGTTCCGGCACGCCGGGGCCAGCTTCCGCCGCGGCGGCGAGGAGTTCACCGATCTGCGCGCGGCGTTCGACGGCGGCAACGGCCGGCGGCTGGTGACCGTCGACCACGAGATCAACGTCGACGGCATCGACGCCACCCAGCGCTGCGTGGCGCTGCTGTTCGTCGGGGGCCGACTGCGGGCCACCGGGGTCTTCGACGACCGGCTGCTCTACGAACGCGGCGGGTGGTATTTCACCTCGCGCGCCCTGGACTGGGATCCGGTGCCCGAGCCGTCGCGGCTGGCGGGGTGA